The Thermobispora bispora DSM 43833 genome window below encodes:
- a CDS encoding MFS transporter: MSRRRRILVLCVCCTSLLMVALDNTIVNVALPALGEDLHAPLSGLQWTMDAYTLTLAGLLILSGSVADRIGRRRVFRTGLLIFTAGSLLCGIAPNLPGLVAFRVVQAVGGSMLNPVALSIITTTFTDPKERAQAIGVWGGVAGISMALGPLTGGVLTETAGWRAIFWINVPIGLLAWVLTGRFVPESKARRPRAIDPVGQLLMITLLVSLTYGIIEAPHAGRAVGLGCGAVAAAALAALVWYESRRPEPLIDVRFFRSAPFSGAAAMAVLGFAALGSFLFLTTLYLQRHRGLTAFEAGLCTLPLALTAFVVAPLAGRLVGTRGPRAPLVVAGVCFAVTGALLTRVTLDTPLPPLLACFALFGLGFGMLNPPVTNTAVTGMPAAQASVAAAIASTSRQVGQSLGIAIAGSIVATAATASGFVRAAHAAWWINAGYGALILCLAVITTGRWARGTAQRTAARLMADEPVGSTERHR, from the coding sequence ATGAGCCGCCGGAGACGGATCCTCGTGCTGTGCGTGTGCTGCACGAGCCTGCTCATGGTGGCCCTGGACAACACGATCGTGAACGTGGCCCTCCCGGCCCTCGGCGAGGACCTGCACGCCCCGCTCTCCGGGCTCCAGTGGACCATGGACGCCTACACCCTCACCCTCGCCGGGCTGCTCATCCTCTCCGGCTCGGTGGCGGACCGGATCGGGAGGCGGCGCGTCTTCCGCACCGGGCTCCTGATCTTCACCGCCGGCTCGCTGCTGTGCGGCATAGCGCCCAACCTGCCGGGGCTCGTGGCCTTCCGGGTCGTGCAGGCGGTCGGCGGCTCCATGCTCAACCCCGTCGCGCTCTCGATCATCACCACCACGTTCACCGACCCCAAGGAGCGCGCCCAGGCGATCGGCGTCTGGGGCGGGGTGGCCGGGATCAGCATGGCCCTCGGCCCGCTCACCGGAGGCGTGCTCACCGAGACGGCCGGCTGGCGGGCGATCTTCTGGATCAACGTGCCGATCGGCCTGCTCGCCTGGGTGCTCACCGGTCGGTTCGTGCCCGAGTCGAAGGCCAGGCGCCCCCGCGCGATCGACCCCGTCGGCCAGCTCCTGATGATCACCCTGCTCGTGTCGCTGACCTACGGGATCATCGAGGCGCCGCACGCCGGCCGGGCGGTCGGCCTCGGCTGCGGGGCCGTCGCCGCGGCCGCCCTCGCGGCGCTGGTGTGGTACGAGTCCCGCCGCCCCGAGCCGCTCATCGACGTGCGCTTCTTCCGCAGCGCGCCGTTCTCCGGGGCGGCGGCGATGGCCGTGCTCGGCTTCGCCGCGCTGGGGTCGTTCCTGTTCCTCACCACGCTCTATCTGCAGCGGCACCGCGGCCTGACCGCGTTCGAGGCCGGCCTGTGCACCCTGCCGCTCGCGCTGACCGCGTTCGTCGTGGCGCCGCTCGCCGGCAGGCTGGTCGGCACCCGCGGGCCGCGGGCGCCGCTGGTCGTGGCCGGGGTCTGCTTCGCGGTCACGGGAGCCCTGCTCACCAGGGTGACCCTGGACACCCCCCTGCCGCCGCTGCTCGCCTGCTTCGCGCTGTTCGGCCTCGGGTTCGGCATGCTCAACCCGCCGGTGACGAACACCGCGGTGACCGGGATGCCCGCCGCCCAGGCCAGCGTGGCGGCGGCGATCGCGTCGACGAGCCGCCAGGTCGGTCAGTCGCTCGGCATCGCCATCGCCGGGTCGATCGTCGCCACGGCCGCAACGGCGTCCGGCTTCGTCCGGGCCGCCCACGCCGCATGGTGGATCAACGCGGGGTACGGCGCGCTGATCCTCTGCCTCGCCGTCATCACCACCGGACGGTGGGCGCGGGGGACGGCGCAGCGCACCGCGGCCCGGCTGATGGCGGACGAGCCCGTGGGCTCCACGGAACGCCACCGGTGA
- a CDS encoding TOBE domain-containing protein, with product MFRISEAAALLGVSADTVRRWVDAGRLPAQRDEHGHRIISGRDLAEFARSQAGRDENGLATSSARNRFRGIVTEVVKDGVMAKVEIAAGPFRVVSLLSRESADELGLEPGVVVVAVVKATNVLVERA from the coding sequence ATGTTCCGGATCAGCGAGGCGGCGGCCCTGCTCGGGGTGAGCGCGGACACCGTGCGGCGGTGGGTGGACGCCGGGCGCCTCCCGGCCCAGCGGGATGAGCACGGCCACCGGATCATCTCGGGGCGGGACCTCGCCGAGTTCGCCCGCTCCCAGGCGGGCCGGGACGAGAACGGCCTCGCCACCTCGTCGGCGCGCAACCGCTTCCGCGGCATCGTCACCGAGGTCGTGAAGGACGGCGTGATGGCGAAGGTGGAGATCGCCGCCGGCCCGTTCCGCGTGGTCTCGCTGCTCAGCCGGGAGTCCGCCGACGAGCTCGGCCTGGAGCCGGGGGTGGTCGTGGTGGCGGTGGTGAAGGCCACCAACGTGCTCGTCGAGCGGGCCTGA
- a CDS encoding ABC transporter ATP-binding protein, whose protein sequence is MSAGGTVLRARLHVAREGFRLDLPLEAAAGEVVALLGPNGAGKTTALRALAGLVRLSHGEIVLDGEPIHTLPPERRSVGMVFQDHRLFPHLSVLDNVAFGLRCRGTPKARAREIAREWLGRFGLAERAGVKPRELSGGQAQRVALARALVTRPRLLLLDEPFAALDAYTRLEVRAWLNRHLEGFDGATVLVTHDPLDAMALADRIVVIEGGSIVQQGTPAEVARHPRTDYVARLVGLNLYRGTADGRAVTVTGRAGERVVLSVAEELTGPAFVAFPPSAVALFRGRPDGTPRNLWEGTIAGLERHGDGYRIAVDGPVGVLADVTAAAVAELGLLPGQRVWVAVKATETHAYPE, encoded by the coding sequence ATGAGCGCAGGGGGCACGGTGCTGCGGGCGCGCCTGCACGTGGCGCGGGAGGGGTTCCGGCTCGACCTGCCGCTCGAGGCCGCGGCCGGCGAGGTCGTGGCGCTGCTCGGCCCCAACGGCGCGGGCAAGACCACCGCGCTCCGCGCGCTCGCCGGCCTGGTACGGCTCTCGCACGGCGAGATCGTCCTGGACGGCGAGCCGATCCACACCCTGCCGCCGGAGCGCCGCTCCGTGGGCATGGTCTTCCAGGACCACCGGCTCTTCCCCCACCTGTCCGTGCTCGACAACGTGGCGTTCGGCCTGCGCTGCCGGGGGACGCCCAAGGCGCGCGCCCGGGAGATCGCCCGGGAGTGGCTCGGCCGGTTCGGCCTCGCCGAGCGGGCCGGCGTCAAGCCGCGGGAGCTGTCGGGCGGCCAGGCGCAGCGGGTGGCCCTCGCCCGGGCCCTGGTCACCCGGCCCCGGCTGCTCCTGCTCGACGAGCCCTTCGCCGCCCTCGACGCGTACACCCGGCTCGAGGTGCGCGCCTGGCTCAACCGGCACCTGGAGGGCTTCGACGGCGCGACCGTCCTCGTCACGCACGACCCGCTCGACGCGATGGCGCTCGCCGACCGGATCGTGGTGATCGAGGGCGGCTCGATCGTCCAGCAGGGCACGCCCGCCGAGGTCGCCCGCCACCCCCGGACGGACTACGTCGCCCGGCTGGTCGGGCTCAACCTCTACCGGGGGACGGCGGACGGGCGTGCGGTCACGGTCACCGGCCGGGCGGGGGAGCGGGTGGTGCTGAGCGTGGCCGAGGAGCTCACCGGGCCCGCCTTCGTGGCCTTCCCGCCCTCGGCCGTGGCGCTGTTCCGCGGCAGACCGGACGGGACGCCCCGCAACCTCTGGGAAGGCACGATCGCCGGCCTGGAGCGGCACGGCGACGGGTACCGGATCGCGGTGGACGGGCCGGTCGGCGTGCTCGCCGACGTCACCGCGGCCGCGGTGGCCGAGCTCGGCCTGCTGCCCGGCCAGCGGGTGTGGGTCGCCGTGAAGGCCACCGAGACCCACGCCTACCCGGAGTGA
- a CDS encoding acyl-CoA dehydrogenase family protein: MTWDEESVAERCRAFLAEHDPARMDRLEFLRARFDAGLAWVHFPEGLGGLGAPRELQAVVERELKGTPDNDPGRIGIGLGMAAPTILAFGTEEQKKRFLRPLWTGEEVWCQLFSEPGAGSDLAALATRAVKDGDEWVIDGQKVWTSVAHRARWGILVARTDPNVPKHRGLTYFICDMHAPGVEVRPLRQITGEAEFNEVFLTGVRLPDSLRLGEVGEGWRVAQTTLMNERVAIGGAQSRRSMINVVAATWRSRPELRTHELHQRLLALWVEAEVLRLTGARLREQLAAGQPGPEGSGMKLALARLHQRLTGLEVELLREEGLTYDDWTFRRPDRVDFTGRQAGYRYLRAKGNSIEGGTSEILRNIIAERVLGLPPEPRTDKDVAWKDLPR, from the coding sequence GTGACATGGGATGAGGAGTCCGTGGCGGAACGCTGCCGCGCGTTCCTCGCCGAGCACGACCCGGCGCGCATGGACCGGCTCGAGTTCCTGCGGGCCCGGTTCGACGCCGGGCTCGCCTGGGTGCACTTCCCCGAAGGGCTCGGCGGCCTCGGCGCGCCGCGCGAGCTCCAGGCCGTCGTGGAACGGGAGCTGAAGGGCACCCCGGACAACGACCCCGGCCGGATCGGCATCGGGCTCGGCATGGCGGCCCCGACGATCCTCGCCTTCGGCACCGAGGAGCAGAAGAAGCGCTTCCTCCGGCCGTTATGGACCGGCGAGGAGGTCTGGTGCCAGCTCTTCAGCGAGCCCGGGGCCGGCTCCGACCTCGCCGCGCTCGCCACCCGCGCGGTCAAGGACGGCGACGAGTGGGTGATCGACGGCCAGAAGGTGTGGACCTCGGTCGCGCACCGGGCCCGCTGGGGGATCCTGGTCGCCCGCACCGACCCCAACGTGCCCAAGCACCGCGGCCTGACCTACTTCATCTGCGACATGCACGCCCCCGGGGTGGAGGTGCGGCCGCTCCGGCAGATCACCGGTGAGGCCGAGTTCAACGAGGTCTTCCTCACCGGCGTCCGGCTGCCCGACTCGCTCCGGCTCGGCGAGGTCGGCGAGGGCTGGCGGGTCGCCCAGACCACGCTCATGAACGAGCGCGTCGCCATCGGCGGCGCCCAGAGCCGGCGGTCGATGATCAACGTGGTCGCCGCCACGTGGCGGTCGCGGCCCGAGCTGCGCACCCACGAGCTCCACCAGCGGCTGCTCGCGCTCTGGGTGGAGGCGGAGGTCCTGCGGCTCACCGGGGCCCGGCTGCGCGAGCAGCTCGCCGCCGGTCAGCCCGGCCCGGAGGGCTCGGGCATGAAGCTCGCCCTCGCCCGGCTGCACCAGCGGCTCACCGGCCTGGAGGTGGAGCTGCTCCGCGAGGAAGGGCTCACCTACGACGACTGGACGTTCCGCCGCCCCGACCGGGTGGACTTCACCGGGCGCCAGGCGGGCTACCGCTACCTGCGCGCGAAGGGCAACTCCATCGAGGGCGGCACCTCCGAGATCCTCCGCAACATCATCGCCGAGCGCGTGCTGGGGCTGCCGCCCGAGCCGCGCACGGACAAGGACGTCGCCTGGAAGGACCTCCCCCGATGA
- the modA gene encoding molybdate ABC transporter substrate-binding protein, with amino-acid sequence MRRSAVRWIAGLLLPLALLAAAACGGGRDAGRGGGEIGAKLTVLAAASLTEPFSALGELFEREHDGVTVRFNFGASSTLAQQIAQGAPADVFAAASPETMRMSGAPSPTVFARNVPIIAVPKGNPANVRSARDLTRVKVALCAEQVPCGAATARALRAAGVTVAPVTLERDVKATLAKVALGEVDAGLVYRTDVKAAAGEVEGIEFPEAEEGATDYEIAVAPRPGDRRLAREFVDLVLSDRGRQVLRDAGFVVV; translated from the coding sequence GTGCGACGATCGGCGGTGCGGTGGATCGCCGGGCTGCTGCTGCCGCTCGCGCTGCTGGCGGCCGCGGCCTGCGGCGGGGGCCGGGACGCCGGCCGGGGCGGCGGCGAGATCGGCGCGAAGCTCACCGTGCTCGCCGCCGCATCGCTCACCGAGCCGTTCTCCGCGCTCGGCGAGCTGTTCGAGCGCGAGCACGACGGGGTGACCGTCCGGTTCAACTTCGGGGCCAGCTCGACCCTGGCCCAGCAGATCGCGCAGGGCGCGCCCGCGGACGTGTTCGCCGCGGCGAGCCCGGAGACCATGCGGATGTCCGGCGCCCCGTCCCCCACGGTGTTCGCCCGGAACGTGCCGATCATCGCGGTGCCCAAGGGCAACCCGGCGAACGTGCGGAGCGCGCGCGACCTGACCCGGGTCAAGGTGGCGCTCTGCGCCGAACAGGTGCCCTGCGGCGCGGCCACGGCCCGGGCGCTGCGGGCCGCCGGGGTCACCGTCGCCCCGGTGACGCTGGAGCGGGACGTCAAGGCCACGCTGGCCAAGGTCGCCCTGGGAGAGGTCGACGCCGGGCTGGTCTACCGTACGGACGTCAAAGCGGCGGCCGGCGAGGTCGAGGGCATCGAGTTCCCGGAGGCGGAGGAGGGCGCCACCGACTACGAGATCGCGGTCGCCCCCCGGCCCGGGGATCGGCGGCTGGCGCGGGAGTTCGTCGACCTCGTCCTCTCCGACCGGGGCCGCCAGGTGCTGCGCGACGCCGGCTTCGTGGTCGTCTAG
- a CDS encoding acyl-CoA dehydrogenase family protein, giving the protein MSAPTMSLLYTEVEEELRAAVRDLLTDRSGPAAVLARADTAASGGVPYDSELWTALARDIGAAGLLVPEELGGAGASAREAAVVLEELGRAVAVVPFFSSAVLATSALLACDGPAARDLLGRLASGETTAALAVSLAASPYRPPEPAVELGADGTVLGTVTGVIGAEVADVLLVPVRHAGGRALCAVERTAPGVSITPVTSLDLTRPIATVSFGGAPAEVVAEGDGPVRDALVTGAGLLASEQLGIADWCLTTTVAYVKERKQFARPIGSFQAIKHRLADLWLEVVGARAAARNAAAHLACWGAGSAGSGEVATAVAVAQAHCGTVAVHAAEECIQLHGGIGMTWEHPAHLYLKRAKADEIALGTPGDHRNALAGLADLPGPVS; this is encoded by the coding sequence ATGAGCGCCCCTACGATGAGCCTGCTCTACACCGAGGTCGAGGAGGAGCTGCGGGCCGCCGTGCGCGACCTGCTCACCGACCGCAGCGGACCGGCGGCCGTGCTCGCCCGGGCCGACACGGCCGCGTCCGGCGGCGTGCCGTACGACAGCGAGCTGTGGACGGCGCTCGCCCGGGACATCGGGGCGGCCGGGCTGCTCGTCCCCGAGGAGCTGGGCGGGGCGGGCGCCTCGGCGCGGGAGGCCGCCGTGGTCCTCGAGGAGCTCGGCCGCGCGGTCGCCGTGGTGCCGTTCTTCAGCAGCGCCGTCCTCGCCACCAGCGCCCTGCTCGCCTGCGATGGGCCGGCCGCCCGGGACCTGCTCGGCCGGCTCGCGTCCGGGGAGACGACCGCGGCGCTCGCGGTCTCGCTCGCCGCGTCGCCGTACCGGCCGCCGGAGCCCGCGGTGGAGCTCGGCGCGGACGGCACGGTCTTGGGCACGGTGACCGGCGTGATCGGCGCGGAGGTCGCCGACGTGCTGCTCGTCCCGGTACGGCACGCGGGCGGCCGGGCGCTGTGCGCGGTGGAGCGCACCGCCCCCGGGGTGTCGATCACCCCGGTGACCTCGCTCGACCTCACCCGGCCGATCGCCACGGTCTCGTTCGGCGGGGCACCGGCCGAGGTGGTCGCCGAGGGGGACGGGCCGGTCCGGGACGCCCTGGTGACCGGCGCCGGGCTGCTCGCCTCGGAGCAGCTCGGCATCGCCGACTGGTGCCTCACCACCACCGTCGCGTACGTCAAGGAGCGCAAGCAGTTCGCCCGGCCGATCGGGTCGTTCCAGGCGATCAAGCACCGGCTGGCCGACCTGTGGCTCGAGGTGGTGGGGGCGCGGGCGGCGGCGCGGAACGCCGCGGCCCACCTCGCCTGCTGGGGCGCGGGCTCGGCCGGGAGCGGTGAGGTGGCCACCGCGGTCGCGGTGGCGCAGGCGCACTGCGGGACCGTGGCCGTGCACGCGGCCGAGGAGTGCATCCAGCTCCACGGCGGTATCGGGATGACCTGGGAGCACCCGGCTCATCTGTACCTGAAGCGGGCGAAGGCCGATGAGATCGCGCTCGGCACGCCGGGTGACCATCGGAACGCCCTCGCCGGGCTCGCAGACCTTCCGGGGCCGGTGTCCTGA
- a CDS encoding ABC transporter permease, with protein sequence MGGSRIGDRPAGTARRAPWALTVPAALGLAYLVVPLLGLIVRTPWATLPARLAEPRVLEALRLSLVTATAATAVCLLLGVPLAWLLARVPFPGRSLVRALVTVPMVLPPVVGGVALLLVFGRTGLIGRWFADAVTLPFTTTAVIMAQAFVAMPFLVISVEGTLRTADPRYEEAAATLGASRWTVFRRVTLPLVAPGVAAGAVLCWARALGEFGATITFAGNFPGTTQTMPLAVYLAMETDPEAAIVLSLILLAVSAGVLTVLRDRWLGT encoded by the coding sequence ATGGGCGGGAGCAGGATCGGCGACCGGCCGGCCGGGACGGCCCGGCGGGCGCCGTGGGCGCTCACCGTCCCCGCGGCGCTCGGCCTGGCGTACCTGGTGGTGCCCCTGCTCGGCCTCATCGTCCGGACCCCGTGGGCGACGCTGCCCGCCCGGCTCGCCGAGCCGCGGGTGCTGGAGGCGCTCCGTCTCTCCCTGGTCACCGCGACCGCGGCCACGGCGGTGTGCCTCCTGCTCGGCGTGCCGCTCGCCTGGCTGCTCGCCCGGGTGCCCTTCCCCGGCCGGTCGCTGGTGCGGGCGCTCGTCACGGTGCCGATGGTCCTCCCGCCCGTGGTGGGCGGGGTGGCCCTGCTGCTGGTGTTCGGCCGGACCGGGCTGATCGGCCGGTGGTTCGCCGACGCGGTCACCCTGCCGTTCACCACCACCGCGGTGATCATGGCGCAGGCGTTCGTCGCCATGCCGTTCCTGGTGATCAGCGTGGAGGGGACGCTCCGCACCGCCGACCCCCGGTACGAGGAGGCGGCCGCCACCCTCGGGGCGTCCCGGTGGACGGTGTTCCGGCGGGTCACGCTCCCGCTCGTGGCGCCCGGGGTGGCCGCGGGAGCCGTACTGTGCTGGGCGCGGGCGCTCGGCGAGTTCGGGGCCACGATCACCTTCGCCGGGAACTTCCCCGGCACCACCCAGACCATGCCGCTCGCCGTCTACCTCGCCATGGAGACCGACCCGGAGGCCGCGATCGTGCTCAGCCTGATCCTGCTCGCCGTCTCCGCCGGCGTGCTCACCGTCCTCCGTGACCGATGGCTGGGCACATGA
- a CDS encoding TetR/AcrR family transcriptional regulator, with protein sequence MARDATVAEPVRNRLLAEATRLFAERGFEGTSVQEIVAAAGVTKGAMYHYFDSKDDLLAEIYARVLRMQMERLVKFADSDAPVEERLHAAAMDVIITSIENLPDTKIFFRSTHQLAPDVYKMVRAQRRRYHERFRDLVLEGQRAGVFRDDIPADMVVNFFFGSVHHLSTWYHPDGELSGEQIGRYFADLLLRALRP encoded by the coding sequence ATGGCACGTGACGCGACCGTAGCGGAACCCGTGAGGAACCGTCTGCTCGCCGAGGCCACCCGGCTGTTCGCGGAGCGGGGCTTCGAGGGGACGTCGGTCCAGGAGATCGTCGCGGCGGCGGGCGTCACCAAGGGCGCCATGTACCACTACTTCGACTCGAAGGACGACCTGCTCGCCGAGATCTACGCCCGCGTGCTCCGCATGCAGATGGAGCGGCTGGTCAAGTTCGCCGACTCGGACGCCCCGGTGGAGGAGCGGCTGCACGCCGCGGCGATGGACGTGATCATCACCTCCATCGAGAACCTCCCGGACACCAAGATCTTCTTCCGCTCCACCCACCAGCTCGCACCGGACGTGTACAAGATGGTGCGGGCGCAGCGCCGCCGCTACCACGAGCGCTTCCGCGACCTCGTGCTCGAGGGCCAGCGGGCCGGGGTGTTCCGCGACGACATCCCGGCCGACATGGTGGTGAACTTCTTCTTCGGCTCCGTGCACCACCTGAGCACCTGGTACCACCCGGACGGCGAGCTCTCCGGCGAGCAGATCGGCCGCTACTTCGCCGACCTGCTGCTGCGGGCCCTGCGCCCGTGA
- a CDS encoding nuclease-related domain-containing protein, with translation MPGESIYVPSDERFGGSSPQYYYETAWVSGRKKRLRKRLLIGVAGMAFGVWLGIRFGLDFFLTGLVVGGGAAFIDFLVAWRAHERTAVWRGKRRGQDITGPLLRLGLNRRGYRVMDGRAVPGAASIDHLVIGPNGVWIVDNEAWEPGTYVAKYGERLFFGEKYGTSMAKDLIKATTSLAEMLREQTGLDVSVAPVLAVHGAKIESRSGVLSGEGLTVAYPRKVARWIRSQSDATLTPEQIDLLARTAALMLRRMF, from the coding sequence GTGCCCGGTGAGTCCATCTACGTACCGAGCGACGAGAGGTTCGGCGGCTCGTCGCCCCAGTACTACTACGAGACCGCGTGGGTCAGCGGACGTAAGAAGCGGCTGCGCAAGCGGCTGCTCATCGGGGTGGCCGGCATGGCGTTCGGCGTCTGGCTGGGCATCCGCTTCGGGCTCGACTTCTTCCTGACCGGCCTGGTGGTGGGCGGGGGCGCCGCGTTCATCGACTTCCTCGTGGCCTGGCGCGCCCATGAGCGGACCGCGGTGTGGCGGGGCAAGCGCCGGGGTCAGGACATCACCGGCCCCCTGCTCCGGCTCGGGCTGAACCGGCGCGGCTACCGGGTCATGGACGGCCGGGCCGTGCCGGGCGCCGCCTCGATCGACCACCTGGTCATCGGGCCGAACGGGGTGTGGATCGTCGACAACGAGGCCTGGGAGCCGGGCACCTACGTCGCCAAGTACGGCGAGCGGCTGTTCTTCGGCGAGAAGTACGGCACGTCCATGGCGAAGGACCTCATCAAGGCCACCACCTCGCTCGCCGAGATGCTGCGCGAGCAGACCGGGCTGGACGTCTCCGTCGCCCCGGTGCTCGCCGTGCACGGCGCGAAGATCGAGTCGAGGAGCGGCGTGCTGAGCGGTGAAGGGCTGACCGTGGCCTACCCGCGCAAGGTCGCCCGGTGGATCCGGAGCCAAAGCGACGCCACGCTGACGCCCGAGCAGATCGACCTGCTGGCCCGGACGGCCGCCCTGATGCTCCGGCGCATGTTCTGA
- a CDS encoding DUF998 domain-containing protein, which produces MNGLANTGVLLAEGPPPPRKPDKATRRSLLGGMLAGPLFTVAYLLEGAIKPDGYDPLRHPVSSLALGEFGGLQTASFIVAGVPSLAGAAGLRRALRAAPGPRRGARWGPLLLGIWAAQLVCMGIFRTDPVSGYPPGTPAAHEQYSGPAAALHDAIAMLGFVALAAACVVFAVRFGVRRRPGWAACSALSALGFLATMALAIAAFEQVEPLTAYGGLFQRIAITIAWCWQTLLAAHTLRALPDVPATSSD; this is translated from the coding sequence ATGAACGGTCTCGCGAACACCGGGGTCTTGCTGGCCGAAGGGCCGCCTCCGCCCCGGAAGCCGGACAAGGCGACGCGACGGTCGCTCCTCGGCGGCATGCTGGCCGGCCCGCTGTTCACCGTCGCGTACCTGCTCGAAGGCGCGATCAAGCCGGACGGCTACGACCCGCTGCGCCACCCTGTCAGCTCACTCGCGCTCGGCGAATTCGGCGGGCTGCAGACGGCGAGCTTCATCGTGGCGGGCGTGCCGTCCCTGGCCGGCGCCGCCGGCCTGCGCCGCGCGCTCCGCGCCGCCCCTGGGCCACGCAGGGGCGCACGGTGGGGGCCGCTGCTGCTGGGGATCTGGGCGGCCCAGCTGGTCTGCATGGGGATCTTCCGCACCGACCCGGTGAGCGGCTACCCGCCGGGCACTCCCGCTGCGCACGAGCAGTACTCCGGCCCGGCCGCCGCCCTGCACGACGCCATCGCCATGCTCGGCTTCGTGGCGCTGGCCGCCGCCTGCGTGGTCTTCGCCGTCCGCTTCGGCGTACGGCGCAGGCCCGGCTGGGCGGCCTGCTCGGCCCTCAGCGCCCTGGGCTTCCTGGCCACGATGGCCCTCGCCATCGCCGCCTTCGAACAGGTCGAGCCATTGACCGCCTACGGCGGCCTGTTCCAGCGCATCGCGATCACGATCGCCTGGTGCTGGCAGACCCTCCTGGCCGCGCACACGCTGCGCGCGCTGCCGGACGTGCCGGCGACGAGCTCGGACTGA
- a CDS encoding Dps family protein — MRGGKLAANHPGASSQPLLHQKGAEIQRFGTVRDFPIGLSREAREYSCERLNQILADTQILYSLYKKHHWLMRGPTFFQLHELLDKHAREQLALIDKIAERIQTLGGVAVGDPRQVAELTVIPRPPDGVEEVPAMLSRLLEAHETILVAAHDAAARTQEKGDDGTSDLLVSDVIRTGEMQVWFLGEHLVDTPIIRV, encoded by the coding sequence ATGCGGGGAGGAAAGTTGGCCGCCAACCATCCGGGCGCGAGCAGCCAGCCGTTGCTGCACCAGAAGGGCGCCGAGATTCAGCGGTTCGGGACCGTCCGCGACTTTCCGATCGGCCTGTCCAGGGAGGCCCGGGAGTACTCCTGCGAACGGCTCAACCAGATCCTCGCCGACACCCAGATCCTCTACAGCCTGTACAAGAAGCACCACTGGCTGATGCGGGGGCCGACCTTCTTCCAGCTCCACGAGCTCCTCGACAAGCACGCCCGCGAGCAGCTCGCGCTCATCGACAAGATCGCCGAGCGGATCCAGACCCTCGGCGGTGTCGCGGTCGGCGACCCGCGCCAGGTGGCCGAGCTGACCGTGATCCCCCGGCCTCCCGACGGGGTCGAGGAGGTCCCGGCCATGCTCTCCCGGCTGCTGGAGGCGCACGAGACGATCCTCGTCGCCGCGCACGACGCCGCCGCGCGCACGCAGGAGAAGGGTGACGACGGGACCAGCGACCTGCTCGTGTCGGACGTCATCCGGACCGGGGAGATGCAGGTCTGGTTCCTCGGTGAGCACCTCGTCGACACGCCGATCATCCGGGTGTGA